The following are encoded together in the Nocardioides thalensis genome:
- a CDS encoding patatin-like phospholipase family protein: protein MTVADVLRARREAGSRPGARSDGHRVALAIEGGGNRAAYSAGMCLAIDELGLTDCFDAVYGTSGGALNAAWLLTGEAQRWLPSWASPEVAAAGVTDPRRLLRGGPVVDLEVLVGHVYERLTPMDFEAILANPITLHPIATDARTGESADLAPHLTDRVSVQTALRASACMPLLAGRPVPLGGRTFVDGGLSEAVPWPTAVAQGATHVLVLRTRREGQLPAGSRLERLALAPYFLRHARGAGRSHRVRHEHYRSTDAARHESAHLTQVRPPPGAHDVSRLTKDLASIESAIAIGHAALIDALSSSPA, encoded by the coding sequence ATGACGGTGGCCGATGTGCTGCGAGCGCGCCGCGAGGCCGGCAGTCGTCCGGGTGCTCGCTCGGACGGGCACCGGGTCGCGCTGGCGATCGAGGGCGGCGGCAACCGCGCGGCGTACTCGGCCGGGATGTGCCTCGCGATCGACGAGCTCGGGCTGACCGACTGCTTCGACGCGGTGTACGGCACCTCCGGGGGTGCGCTCAACGCGGCGTGGCTGCTGACGGGAGAGGCGCAGCGCTGGCTGCCGTCGTGGGCGTCGCCGGAGGTGGCGGCCGCCGGGGTGACGGATCCGCGGCGGCTCCTGCGCGGGGGACCGGTCGTCGACCTGGAGGTGCTGGTGGGCCACGTCTACGAGCGGCTGACGCCGATGGACTTCGAGGCGATCCTCGCGAACCCGATCACGCTCCACCCGATCGCGACGGACGCGCGGACGGGTGAGTCGGCGGACCTGGCTCCGCACCTGACCGACCGGGTGTCCGTGCAGACCGCCCTGCGTGCGTCGGCCTGCATGCCGCTCCTCGCCGGGCGGCCGGTGCCGCTGGGCGGGCGTACGTTCGTCGACGGTGGTTTGTCGGAGGCGGTGCCGTGGCCGACCGCGGTGGCGCAGGGCGCCACCCACGTCCTGGTCCTGCGCACCCGCCGGGAGGGCCAGCTGCCCGCCGGGTCGAGGCTCGAGCGGCTCGCGCTCGCGCCGTACTTCCTGCGCCACGCCCGCGGCGCCGGCCGGAGCCACCGGGTGCGTCACGAGCACTACCGGTCGACCGACGCCGCCCGCCACGAGTCTGCGCACCTCACCCAGGTGCGGCCGCCGCCCGGCGCCCACGACGTGTCCCGGCTGACCAAGGACCTGGCGTCGATCGAGAGTGCCATCGCCATCGGGCACGCCGCCCTGATCGACGCCCTGTCCTCGAGCCCGGCGTAG
- a CDS encoding TetR/AcrR family transcriptional regulator → MPQGPRERLIVAAIELVRERGVAGTGLADLLERSDSARRSVYQHFPGGKLELIDAATRAAGAWMQRVMREVGATMDSATLLVETIRQTSANLVDSDFRLGCPVAAAAAAPADAVAVREAAAASFEAWAGELAAKLEGEGHPREEARSLAGFVVSSVEGALLAARAARSTEPLDQAARHLAPLLARR, encoded by the coding sequence ATGCCACAGGGACCGCGGGAGCGCCTCATCGTCGCCGCGATCGAACTGGTCCGTGAGCGGGGCGTGGCGGGTACCGGCCTTGCCGACCTCCTCGAGCGCAGCGACAGTGCCCGACGGTCCGTCTACCAGCACTTCCCGGGCGGCAAGCTGGAGCTGATCGACGCGGCGACCCGCGCGGCCGGAGCGTGGATGCAGCGGGTCATGCGCGAGGTCGGCGCGACGATGGACAGCGCCACCCTGCTCGTCGAGACGATCCGCCAGACGTCCGCCAACCTCGTCGACTCGGACTTCCGGCTCGGCTGCCCGGTCGCGGCCGCGGCCGCGGCGCCGGCCGACGCCGTCGCCGTGCGCGAGGCGGCCGCCGCGTCGTTCGAGGCCTGGGCAGGGGAGCTCGCGGCCAAGCTCGAGGGTGAGGGACATCCCCGTGAGGAGGCGCGCTCGTTGGCCGGGTTCGTGGTCAGCTCGGTCGAGGGGGCGCTGCTGGCGGCGCGGGCTGCTCGGTCGACCGAGCCGCTCGACCAGGCGGCGCGGCACCTCGCGCCGCTGCTCGCGCGCCGGTAG
- a CDS encoding NADH:flavin oxidoreductase/NADH oxidase family protein: MQRTTESVNRRTVLERPLELPNGFVIPNRLAKAALSEGLGDRDGGPGTRIRTLYRRWADSGVGLTITGNVMIDRRHGLGEPGNVAVEDDRHGDQLRSWAEITKSGGSRAWVQINHPGRQTPRTLTPHPVAPSPVALPGSAKLFATPRELTGAEIEDLVSRYATTARIVTDAGFDGVQIHGAHGYLVSQFLSPLANQRTDGWGGTPEKRRRFVLEVFRAIRAEVGADVPIAIKLNSADFQKGGFGHEESLEVVHALAAEGLDLLEVSGGTYTSAAMLGVDVSLRESTRRREAYFLEYAEKVRAMLPQLPLMLTGGFRTADGMVDAIESGAIDVVGLGRPLTVQPDFPADLLAGRVDESVVNPRRSGIKLLDNLTELTYYTVQMWRMAKGKEPAPDRHAAINVTQYLLNNGIESLRSPRA; this comes from the coding sequence ATGCAGCGCACGACCGAGTCCGTGAACCGCCGTACCGTCCTCGAGCGGCCGCTCGAGCTGCCCAACGGCTTCGTGATCCCCAACCGGCTCGCCAAGGCCGCGCTCAGCGAGGGCCTGGGTGACCGCGACGGCGGCCCCGGCACCAGGATCCGGACCCTCTACCGGCGTTGGGCCGACAGCGGCGTCGGACTCACGATCACGGGCAACGTCATGATCGACCGGCGCCACGGGCTGGGCGAGCCGGGCAACGTCGCGGTCGAGGACGACCGCCACGGCGACCAGCTACGCTCCTGGGCGGAGATCACGAAGTCCGGCGGCTCCCGCGCCTGGGTGCAGATCAACCACCCGGGACGCCAGACCCCGCGCACGCTCACGCCTCACCCCGTGGCTCCCTCCCCCGTCGCCCTCCCCGGCTCCGCGAAGCTGTTCGCCACGCCGCGGGAGCTCACCGGCGCGGAGATCGAGGACCTCGTCAGCCGCTACGCGACGACGGCGCGCATCGTCACCGATGCAGGGTTCGACGGAGTCCAGATCCACGGCGCCCACGGCTATCTCGTGAGCCAGTTCCTCTCCCCCTTGGCCAACCAGCGCACCGACGGGTGGGGCGGCACCCCGGAGAAGCGGCGCCGCTTCGTGCTCGAGGTGTTCCGTGCGATCCGCGCCGAGGTCGGAGCGGACGTCCCGATCGCGATCAAGCTCAACTCCGCCGACTTCCAGAAGGGCGGCTTCGGCCACGAGGAGTCGCTCGAGGTCGTGCACGCCCTCGCCGCGGAGGGCCTCGACCTGCTCGAGGTCTCCGGCGGCACCTACACGTCGGCCGCCATGCTCGGCGTCGACGTGTCGCTCAGGGAGAGCACCCGCAGGCGCGAGGCGTACTTCCTGGAGTACGCCGAGAAGGTGCGCGCCATGCTCCCCCAGCTGCCGCTCATGCTGACCGGCGGCTTCCGCACCGCCGACGGCATGGTCGACGCCATCGAGTCCGGCGCCATCGACGTCGTCGGTCTGGGCCGGCCGCTCACCGTGCAGCCGGACTTCCCCGCGGACCTGCTCGCGGGACGCGTCGACGAGAGCGTCGTCAACCCGCGCCGCAGCGGCATCAAGCTCCTCGACAACCTCACCGAGCTGACCTACTACACCGTGCAGATGTGGCGGATGGCCAAGGGCAAGGAGCCAGCGCCGGACCGTCACGCCGCCATCAACGTGACCCAGTACCTGCTCAACAACGGCATCGAGAGCCTGCGCTCGCCGCGCGCCTGA
- a CDS encoding SRPBCC family protein: protein MKTVVVTKTLRAPIEEVFEAYTDHERLADLPMVISAKVTVPGRTEKNGLGAVREVNGGLIWLREEMVGWERPTLMEYSITRSRPASTHELGRVEFSEVPGGTKVVWTTRFGLENKMLAVAEAGFAAAFRFIFVMTLAQVEKRAIAASAAA from the coding sequence ATGAAGACCGTCGTCGTGACCAAGACACTCAGGGCCCCGATCGAGGAGGTCTTCGAGGCCTACACAGACCACGAGCGGCTCGCCGACCTTCCGATGGTGATCTCGGCGAAGGTGACCGTGCCCGGCCGGACCGAGAAGAACGGGCTCGGCGCCGTGCGCGAGGTCAACGGCGGCCTGATCTGGCTGCGCGAGGAGATGGTCGGCTGGGAACGGCCGACCCTCATGGAGTACTCGATCACCAGGTCACGGCCGGCGTCGACCCACGAGCTCGGCCGGGTCGAGTTCAGTGAAGTGCCGGGCGGAACGAAGGTCGTCTGGACCACACGATTCGGCCTCGAGAACAAGATGCTCGCCGTCGCGGAGGCGGGCTTCGCGGCCGCGTTCCGCTTCATCTTCGTGATGACGCTCGCCCAGGTCGAGAAGCGCGCCATCGCAGCAAGCGCGGCCGCCTGA
- a CDS encoding molybdopterin-dependent oxidoreductase: MPGLRRREGVHVLDLGDTENRRQMTEATWQKSACILCECNCGLEIQVVDGRLAKIRGDKDHVSSQGYTCEKPLRLDKYQNSRDRITSPLRRRDDGSYEEIDWDTAISEIAAKLTGIKETHGGERILFYAGGGQGNHLPAAYGQSLRAALGTKYYSNALAQEKTGEAWVDGKLYGGHTKGDVEHAEVAMFIGKNPWQTHSFPRARPVLKELARDPQRSMIVLDPRRSETAAMADFHLQVRPGTDAWCLAAMLGAIVEEDLIDHAFVDDHTHGVDEVLEVLREVPVAQYAATCAVPEALIRAAARRFATAASAMTYEDLGTQQAPNSTLVSYLNKLLWILTGNFGKPGTMALHSWFARLAGEPPADPRATPRRPASTLTRLQRRAVASAVTAGAAGVSRATPWGARLHKGATNTVSAKLLAQLAPVLADGLAAGAYPRAERTTPVTGARVIGGMIPANSIAEEILTDHPERMRAIWIDSSNPAHSLPDSDRFKKAMRACDITVVVDVAFTETARTADYVLPASTQFEKWECTFFNLEFPHNSFQLRAPLLDPTPGTLGEPEIYARVIRELGVVDEGVLDRLRTALTAGPDAFALAFFSAAAADPSLMKMAGFVLHETLGPTLPNGARAAAVLWGLAQLCVLSYPEGTARAGFDGPLLQAGQKLFEAVLRERAGVTFTVDEWEHAWDYVARKDDRITVAIPELLPELRALADAPSSWTTDEFPFVLMAGERRAFTANDIIRDPSWRRRDADGALRISPSDAERIGVAADGRVRITTETGAAEVGVEITDVMQPGHVSLPNGLGTDYPDESGNRERTGVPLNELSGALRRDPIAGTPWHKYVPARVEAV; the protein is encoded by the coding sequence ATGCCGGGCCTCCGCCGGCGCGAGGGCGTCCACGTCCTCGACCTCGGCGACACGGAGAACCGCCGACAGATGACTGAAGCGACCTGGCAGAAGTCGGCCTGCATCCTGTGCGAGTGCAACTGCGGCCTGGAGATCCAGGTCGTGGACGGGCGGCTGGCCAAGATCCGCGGCGACAAGGACCACGTCTCGTCGCAGGGCTACACCTGCGAGAAGCCGCTGCGGCTCGACAAGTACCAGAACAGCCGCGACCGGATCACGTCCCCGCTGCGGCGCCGTGACGACGGCAGCTACGAGGAGATCGACTGGGACACGGCGATCTCGGAGATCGCCGCCAAGCTCACCGGCATCAAGGAGACACACGGCGGCGAGCGCATCCTGTTCTACGCCGGTGGCGGGCAGGGCAACCACCTGCCGGCGGCGTACGGTCAGTCGCTGCGCGCGGCGCTCGGCACGAAGTACTACTCCAACGCCCTCGCGCAGGAGAAGACCGGCGAGGCCTGGGTCGACGGCAAGCTGTACGGCGGGCACACGAAGGGCGACGTCGAGCACGCCGAGGTCGCGATGTTCATCGGCAAGAACCCGTGGCAGACCCACTCGTTCCCGCGAGCCCGCCCCGTGCTGAAGGAGCTCGCGCGCGACCCGCAGCGGTCGATGATCGTGCTCGACCCGCGTCGCAGCGAGACCGCGGCGATGGCCGACTTCCACCTCCAGGTCAGGCCCGGCACGGACGCCTGGTGCCTGGCGGCGATGCTCGGCGCGATCGTCGAGGAGGACCTGATCGACCACGCGTTCGTCGACGACCACACCCACGGGGTCGACGAGGTCCTCGAGGTCCTGCGGGAGGTCCCCGTGGCGCAGTACGCCGCCACGTGCGCCGTGCCCGAGGCCCTGATCCGGGCCGCGGCCCGGCGCTTCGCCACCGCCGCGAGCGCGATGACCTACGAGGACCTCGGCACCCAGCAGGCGCCCAACAGCACGCTCGTGTCCTACCTCAACAAGCTGCTCTGGATCCTGACCGGCAACTTCGGCAAGCCCGGCACGATGGCGCTGCACTCCTGGTTCGCCCGGCTCGCCGGCGAGCCACCGGCCGACCCGCGCGCCACTCCCCGCAGACCTGCCTCCACCCTGACGAGGCTGCAGCGCCGCGCGGTCGCGAGCGCCGTCACCGCCGGGGCTGCGGGCGTCTCCCGGGCGACGCCGTGGGGCGCCCGCCTGCACAAGGGCGCCACCAACACGGTCTCGGCGAAGCTGCTCGCCCAGCTCGCCCCCGTGCTCGCCGACGGCCTGGCCGCCGGCGCCTACCCGCGCGCCGAGCGCACCACGCCGGTGACCGGCGCCCGGGTGATCGGCGGCATGATCCCGGCGAACTCGATCGCCGAGGAGATCCTGACCGACCATCCCGAGCGGATGCGCGCGATCTGGATCGACAGCTCCAACCCCGCCCACTCGCTGCCCGACTCCGACCGGTTCAAGAAGGCGATGCGGGCCTGCGACATCACGGTCGTGGTCGACGTGGCGTTCACCGAGACCGCGCGCACCGCCGACTACGTGCTCCCCGCGTCGACCCAGTTCGAGAAGTGGGAGTGCACGTTCTTCAACCTGGAGTTCCCGCACAACTCGTTCCAGCTGCGCGCCCCGCTCCTCGACCCGACCCCGGGCACCCTGGGCGAGCCGGAGATCTATGCCCGCGTGATCCGCGAGCTGGGCGTCGTCGACGAGGGGGTGCTCGACCGCCTGCGCACGGCCCTGACGGCCGGACCGGACGCGTTCGCCCTCGCGTTCTTCTCGGCAGCCGCCGCCGATCCCTCCCTGATGAAGATGGCGGGCTTCGTGCTCCACGAGACCCTCGGCCCGACGCTCCCGAACGGAGCCCGGGCCGCCGCGGTGCTGTGGGGCCTGGCGCAGCTCTGCGTGCTGTCCTACCCCGAGGGGACCGCGCGCGCCGGTTTCGACGGACCGCTGCTCCAGGCCGGCCAGAAGCTGTTCGAGGCCGTGCTCCGAGAGCGGGCCGGCGTCACGTTCACGGTCGACGAGTGGGAGCACGCCTGGGACTACGTGGCCCGCAAGGACGACCGGATCACCGTCGCCATCCCCGAGCTGCTGCCCGAGCTCCGGGCGCTGGCCGACGCCCCGTCGTCGTGGACGACGGACGAATTCCCGTTCGTGCTGATGGCCGGGGAGCGGCGCGCCTTCACCGCCAACGACATCATCCGCGACCCCTCGTGGCGACGCCGTGACGCCGACGGCGCGCTGCGGATCAGCCCCAGCGACGCCGAGCGCATCGGCGTGGCCGCGGACGGCCGGGTGCGGATCACGACCGAGACGGGCGCCGCGGAGGTGGGCGTCGAGATCACTGACGTGATGCAGCCCGGCCACGTGTCCCTCCCCAACGGCCTCGGCACCGACTACCCCGACGAGAGCGGCAACCGCGAGCGGACCGGCGTACCCCTCAACGAGCTGTCGGGGGCGCTCCGGCGGGACCCGATCGCGGGGACTCCCTGGCACAAGTACGTGCCGGCGAGGGTCGAAGCTGTTTGA
- a CDS encoding metallophosphoesterase: MEPLGQYPDPTHTVAHLSDPHLLADTLQYGVVDTVTRLRQALDRLRRMPTPPQALVFTGDLADQGEPAAYATLRAVVEPVAEDLGAEVVWVMGNHDDRRTYARELFDTDSDAPQDRVHDVAGLRIVALDTSVPGWHHGDLTDDQLAWLRDVLAEPAPHGTLLAMHHAPIPVPMLRLAELIELHDQPRLAEVVTGSDVRGILGGHFHFTSYSTFAGVPVSVAAATCYTSELAPDERLLSAVDAHQSFTMLHLYADQIVHSVVPAADSPEISGYGLEMLEPFRALTPEQRFDMVARKDSPLNRREEPVVP; encoded by the coding sequence GTGGAGCCCCTCGGCCAGTATCCCGACCCGACGCACACCGTCGCCCACCTGAGCGACCCGCACCTGCTCGCCGACACGCTGCAGTACGGCGTGGTCGACACCGTGACCCGGCTGCGCCAGGCGCTCGACCGCCTGCGCCGGATGCCGACGCCGCCCCAGGCGCTCGTCTTCACCGGCGACCTGGCGGACCAGGGTGAGCCCGCGGCGTACGCGACGCTCCGCGCGGTCGTCGAGCCCGTCGCCGAGGACCTCGGCGCCGAGGTCGTGTGGGTGATGGGCAACCACGACGACCGCCGCACCTACGCGCGCGAGCTGTTCGACACCGACAGCGACGCTCCGCAGGACCGCGTGCACGACGTCGCGGGCCTGCGCATCGTGGCTCTCGACACGAGCGTGCCGGGCTGGCACCACGGCGACCTGACCGACGACCAGCTGGCGTGGCTCCGGGACGTGCTCGCCGAGCCGGCACCGCACGGCACGCTGCTGGCCATGCACCACGCGCCGATCCCGGTGCCGATGCTGCGGCTCGCCGAGCTGATCGAGCTGCACGACCAGCCCCGGCTCGCGGAGGTGGTCACCGGCTCCGACGTGCGCGGTATCCTCGGCGGGCACTTCCACTTCACGTCGTACTCGACGTTCGCGGGCGTGCCGGTCTCGGTGGCGGCGGCGACCTGCTACACCTCCGAGCTCGCGCCCGACGAGCGGCTGCTGTCGGCCGTCGACGCCCACCAGTCGTTCACGATGCTGCACCTGTACGCCGACCAGATCGTCCACTCCGTGGTGCCGGCCGCCGACTCGCCCGAGATCAGCGGCTACGGGCTGGAGATGCTCGAGCCGTTCCGCGCGCTCACGCCGGAGCAGCGGTTCGACATGGTGGCGCGCAAGGACTCCCCGCTCAACCGCAGGGAGGAGCCGGTCGTCCCGTGA
- a CDS encoding cytochrome P450: MVAFRNELSLALVRHGYAAIARLREAGGGADWFEARLLGRRALVVRGPLGVRTFYDPDFVTRRGAVPAPLRLLLFGPGTVHGLDGVAHLERKDLFFRIIDDASVRRLAALVDRRLDEASRAWDGAEIRLFDELTAVYGEAVVEWSGIETERAEAHRIARELALIVDGFGIRGTAYPRAVLGRVRAQLWARRIVRETRAGERVAPPGSALHVIAASDLSDTVAATELVNVLRPTVAVAFFGAFAGHALAAHPEWRSRLADGTDDERRAFEHEIRRWYPFAPLLPGRVRRDIHWAGGTARQKDWIVLDIIGTNRDPAVWRDPDLFEPERFLDATGRVVEPDVHRYVPHGGGDVRKGHRCPGEPSAAALLEVTLRRLASIDLDLGPGAHEVPLRRIPSRAPAGTRIAAHAPR, translated from the coding sequence ATGGTGGCGTTCCGCAACGAGCTGTCCCTCGCCCTCGTCCGTCACGGCTACGCCGCGATCGCCCGCCTCCGGGAGGCCGGGGGAGGCGCCGACTGGTTCGAGGCGCGGCTGCTCGGCCGTCGCGCGCTCGTCGTCCGCGGCCCGCTCGGCGTCCGCACGTTCTACGACCCCGACTTCGTCACCCGCCGCGGCGCGGTGCCCGCGCCGCTGCGACTGCTGCTGTTCGGCCCCGGCACCGTGCACGGGCTGGACGGTGTGGCCCACCTGGAGCGCAAGGATCTGTTCTTCCGGATCATCGACGACGCATCGGTACGGCGGCTCGCGGCCCTGGTCGACCGACGACTGGACGAGGCGAGCCGCGCGTGGGACGGCGCCGAGATCCGGCTCTTCGACGAGCTGACCGCCGTTTACGGCGAGGCCGTCGTGGAGTGGAGCGGCATCGAGACCGAGCGGGCGGAGGCCCACCGGATCGCACGCGAGCTCGCGCTCATCGTCGACGGATTCGGGATCCGCGGTACGGCGTACCCGCGTGCCGTGCTGGGACGGGTCCGCGCCCAGCTGTGGGCGCGGCGGATCGTGCGCGAGACGCGTGCCGGTGAGCGCGTGGCGCCGCCGGGCAGTGCGCTCCACGTGATCGCCGCCTCCGACCTGTCCGACACCGTGGCCGCGACCGAGCTCGTCAACGTGCTCCGCCCGACGGTGGCGGTGGCGTTCTTCGGCGCGTTCGCGGGCCATGCGCTCGCCGCCCACCCCGAGTGGCGGTCCAGGCTGGCCGACGGCACCGACGACGAGCGCCGCGCGTTCGAGCACGAGATCCGCCGGTGGTATCCCTTCGCCCCGTTGCTTCCGGGCCGCGTGCGCCGTGACATCCACTGGGCGGGCGGCACGGCGCGGCAGAAGGACTGGATCGTGCTCGACATCATCGGCACCAACAGGGACCCGGCCGTCTGGCGGGACCCCGACCTCTTCGAGCCCGAGCGCTTCCTCGACGCCACGGGCCGGGTGGTCGAGCCCGACGTCCATCGCTACGTGCCGCACGGCGGGGGAGACGTGCGCAAGGGCCACCGCTGTCCCGGTGAGCCCTCGGCCGCCGCGCTGCTCGAGGTGACCCTGCGTCGCCTCGCGTCGATCGACCTTGATCTCGGACCGGGCGCCCACGAGGTCCCATTGCGGCGGATCCCGTCACGCGCTCCCGCGGGCACCCGCATCGCCGCCCACGCGCCGCGCTAG
- a CDS encoding FIMAH domain-containing protein, producing MNARLALAGLLVPVALSGCGSETAPADDVPALATQLDAVEAAIEAGDYDKVRAALDRLVARTSRAELAAEISGEEADRIREAARELLAELPADE from the coding sequence ATGAACGCGCGCCTCGCCCTCGCCGGCCTGCTCGTGCCGGTCGCGCTTTCCGGCTGCGGGTCGGAGACCGCCCCCGCCGACGACGTGCCGGCGCTCGCCACGCAGCTGGACGCGGTGGAAGCGGCCATCGAGGCAGGCGACTACGACAAGGTCCGGGCGGCCCTCGACCGCCTCGTCGCCCGTACGTCGCGCGCCGAGCTCGCCGCGGAGATCTCCGGCGAGGAGGCCGACCGGATCCGCGAGGCCGCGCGAGAGCTCCTGGCGGAGCTGCCGGCGGATGAGTGA
- a CDS encoding protein kinase domain-containing protein, whose protein sequence is MADSALLAGRYALQAVIGTGGMAEVYRADDVKLSRPVAVKLLRDTAGDESDRARFIDEARTLAMLSHSGLVMVLDAGFGTQRQDDGTGPPDIERPFLVMELVEGPTLADRIAVGPMPLADAGAIGAQVAEALAYVHGRGVIHRDVKPGNVLIGPADRVKLADFGIARLVAQATRHTRTGHAIGTAAYLAPEQVRGEEVDGAADVYSLGLVLLEAVTGRREYAGPAAEAAMARLHRSPEVPDLPPAWRDLLVAMTATDPQERPSALEVGETLRAGLARAAPSGSESVPDAMTAPILAAPGATDAAGPGATKPLTAPPPSVPAPTGRGPRPTAPPPGWAPDAPTPTPTREGPTPRERLHGLVGRARAVPPHVRGVAAAVAVLLALLVVVAIASGDGASSELPANTPPELREPLVELREAVLGEDG, encoded by the coding sequence GTGGCCGACTCGGCGCTGCTGGCCGGTCGCTATGCGCTCCAGGCGGTCATCGGCACCGGCGGCATGGCCGAGGTCTACCGCGCCGATGACGTGAAGCTGAGCCGCCCGGTGGCGGTCAAGCTCCTGCGGGACACCGCGGGCGACGAGAGCGACCGCGCCCGCTTCATCGACGAGGCGCGCACCCTCGCGATGCTCTCGCACAGCGGGTTGGTCATGGTGCTCGACGCCGGCTTCGGCACGCAGCGACAGGACGACGGCACCGGCCCGCCCGACATCGAGCGTCCGTTCCTCGTGATGGAGCTGGTCGAGGGGCCGACGCTGGCGGACCGGATCGCCGTCGGGCCGATGCCGCTCGCAGACGCCGGCGCGATCGGGGCACAGGTGGCCGAGGCGCTCGCCTACGTCCACGGCCGCGGGGTCATCCACCGCGACGTGAAGCCGGGCAACGTCCTCATCGGTCCCGCCGATCGGGTCAAGCTGGCCGACTTCGGGATCGCCCGGCTCGTCGCCCAGGCCACGCGACACACCCGCACGGGTCACGCGATCGGTACGGCGGCGTACCTCGCACCCGAGCAGGTCCGCGGGGAGGAGGTCGACGGCGCCGCCGACGTGTACTCGCTGGGCCTGGTGCTGCTCGAGGCCGTCACCGGGCGCCGCGAGTACGCCGGCCCGGCCGCCGAGGCCGCGATGGCCCGCCTCCACCGCTCGCCCGAGGTGCCCGACCTGCCACCGGCATGGCGCGACCTCCTGGTGGCGATGACCGCAACCGATCCGCAGGAGCGACCGTCCGCGCTCGAGGTCGGCGAGACGCTGCGCGCCGGCCTCGCCCGCGCCGCTCCGTCGGGCAGCGAGAGCGTGCCGGACGCGATGACGGCGCCGATCCTGGCTGCCCCTGGGGCGACCGACGCGGCAGGCCCCGGCGCCACGAAGCCGCTCACCGCTCCGCCGCCATCGGTGCCCGCCCCGACGGGCCGAGGGCCACGGCCGACGGCGCCGCCACCGGGCTGGGCGCCCGACGCCCCGACTCCGACTCCGACACGCGAGGGACCCACGCCCCGCGAACGGTTGCACGGTCTGGTCGGGCGGGCGCGCGCGGTGCCGCCGCACGTGCGGGGCGTCGCTGCCGCGGTCGCCGTGCTCCTCGCACTGCTCGTCGTCGTCGCGATCGCCTCCGGTGACGGCGCCTCCAGCGAGCTACCGGCGAACACTCCGCCGGAGCTGCGCGAACCGCTCGTGGAGCTGCGCGAGGCCGTGCTGGGGGAGGACGGATGA
- a CDS encoding DUF6458 family protein — translation MAIGSGIVLIVLGLILVLDVINIDTSVVDTATLGWILLIAGIVAIVISLIVNQQRTRSTVVSEHRDTHRPL, via the coding sequence ATGGCCATCGGAAGCGGCATCGTCCTCATCGTCCTGGGCCTGATCCTGGTACTCGACGTCATCAACATCGACACGTCGGTCGTCGACACCGCGACGCTGGGCTGGATCCTCCTGATCGCCGGTATCGTCGCGATCGTGATCTCGCTGATCGTCAACCAGCAGCGCACCCGCTCCACCGTGGTCTCGGAGCACCGCGACACCCACCGACCGCTCTGA
- a CDS encoding SRPBCC family protein, with protein sequence MAAFTQSRETTIAAPPAKIHAILDDFHQWQGWSPWEEMDPDLKREFSGPAKGVGSHYAWEGNKKVGTGSMEITGSTPERIDIDLEFIAPFKASNKTIFELVPEGAGTRVVWTMTGDRGLLMSVMGKLFFDKAIAKDFDRGLANLKALAEK encoded by the coding sequence ATGGCCGCCTTCACCCAGTCCCGCGAGACCACGATCGCAGCGCCGCCGGCGAAGATCCACGCGATCCTCGACGACTTCCACCAGTGGCAGGGCTGGTCGCCCTGGGAGGAGATGGACCCCGACCTGAAGCGAGAGTTCAGCGGTCCGGCGAAGGGCGTCGGCTCCCACTACGCGTGGGAGGGCAACAAGAAGGTCGGCACGGGGTCGATGGAGATCACCGGCTCGACGCCGGAGCGCATCGACATCGACCTCGAGTTCATCGCGCCCTTCAAGGCGAGCAACAAGACGATCTTCGAGCTGGTGCCGGAGGGCGCCGGCACCCGCGTCGTGTGGACCATGACCGGCGACCGCGGGCTGCTGATGTCGGTGATGGGCAAGCTGTTCTTCGACAAGGCGATCGCCAAGGACTTCGATCGCGGCCTGGCGAACTTGAAGGCGCTCGCAGAGAAGTAA